ATAATCATAAAGCTTAGAAGGTGTTATTTGAAAACATTTAATCTCTTCTTTTTGCAACACTTTATCTTTGATGCTATAGATTAACGAGGTTTCAGTCGAAAAATAAAGATTTATATCATCAGAAGACAACGTTGTTTCATCATTAGATACATACGAAACAAAGAATGAGATTACTATACCACTAGCTAATAGTATAATGGAGATTAAATATGCATTGACCCGAAATCTACCCGAAATTAGGAGTATTATCCCTATTAATGCAATAGAAAATAGTGTTCCCACTAAAAGGTTTTTGATAACGCTTGTTGTTTTGAATTTAATTAAATTCTGTGTAGACATTTATTGGTGGTTTAGCGAAGTAAAGTTAAATTAAAATTCATAAAAGAAATTTAGTAGTAGATTTTTGTTTAATTAAAAGTTGTAAGCGTTAAATTGGGGAATTGTAAATGGAATTTTGTCTTTTCAATGCAGAATTATAATCCAGATAAGAAAAAAGAGCTTTCAACTCTAGTAGAGGAAAGACATTATGGAATGCTAAGTCTTGCCTGTTATGGTATTTTAAATCTTTTTTGGAACATCGGAAAGAAGATAAATGATGAAGAACTTCACTATCAGGAAGGAAAACAATTAATTGAACGGATTTCCAATGAGTTTGTTGTTTATTATGGAACTTTATTCTCTTTGGAAAATATATCCCGGATGAAGTTGTTTGCAGATAACTTTCCCGATGTAGCCATAGTGGAAGTATTTTCATCTTTTCTTTCATGGGAGCACATCCAGCTTCTATTTGATCTTGAGGACTATGAATCAAGATGCTTACTGATGGAAGTTGCTATCAGAGAAGGGCTTAATGTCAATGAATTGAAACAGAGGCTTAACAGCATGGATTTAAATGGCAAAAAGTTCAAGGGATTCAAGAGAGGTTTTTCAAAATGGAAGTCTGATATGCTACATCACGGCTTTATTCAGAAGAAACAGGGGAAACTTTTGTTTCCTAATCTTTTTAAACCTGATTCCTCAAATGGTTACTATTTGTTAATGACTTCTGATCCTGTGAATAAAGTAGAAGAATTAGGTGTAATATCTGATATCATAAAGATAATAGAAGAATTCAAAGCGAATCAGACACGTTTTCTTAATGGATATCTGAATATCGCTTTTTATGAAATTGGTGAATTTATAAATTACAGATTAAAAGAAGGCAATCATAAGAAATCTGAACTTTTTAATTTGTCAAGCGATTTTGCCAAAGAATATGGTAAGAGCTTTATAGAAGGACAGATTAATTTTTTTAGTGTATTTGCAAAAAGTTTCGAAAAAGAATTAGCAGGTAAACTTGCTTATATAGTCACTTGGGAACATCTGTTAGTAATTCTCGAGTTGGAAACTGATGAATCTAAACTGTTTTTTATAAAAGCAACTGCAAGAGAAAGGCTTAGTGTGGATGGTTTAAGAGAAAAAATCAGAAATTATGTGGATGCAGGAGTTAAATTTAATAGTGATAATCTAACGGATATGACAGACATATTCAAGATAATTTTTCAAGAGCAGAAGACCCTTAAATCCAGAGGGAATATAGTTGAAGGGACCACTCAGTATATCAAATACAGCGAAGACGTTTTGATAACTAACTTACTGCCGAATATTTTTCAAAATAAATACTTTCCATTGATACAATAATGTAATTAGAGAATAGCTTAAGCCTTAGATAGTTTACTTAGAGACATTTTTCACGTGAAACTTTTTGTAAGCCAATCCCTTTATAATTTTCTGGATATCTTATGTCTTTTATACCTTTTGTAGATGAGGGTTAGAGCCCCAACAACAATCAAAATCGGCCATAAAGTTATTATTCCGATCAGAAGACTCTTCAGAAGATCTATGCCGTTTGAAAATGCATTGGTAATATCAGATCCGAAAGAGTTTCTGGTAATTTGACTACTTGATGAAGTGATGTTAATCTGTATTTCGCTATAGCGGATTTGCTTTTTTAATGAGTTAAAGCGATTTTGGGAAATTTCTATAGCTGTTTTTAGCTCGCTCAATTTATTCTCTATCTCCAGCATGTCGCTCATTTTATTTGCTTTGGCCAGCAATTGAACATATCTGTTAAGTAATTCTTTTTGTGCATTTATAGTTGTTTCCGTTTCAATATATTCTTTGGTCACATCCAACCGTTGAATATTTTTTCCTGTCATCTTTGCAGGGATACCTTCTAATCGCCCAATAAAACTTTCGAATTGAGAGGAGGGAACCCGACATTTAATCGAAGTGAATAACTGATTATCGGAGGCATTGCTATCTTCTTGTTCCGTATAACCTTTTAGAGATTTCAGAATTTCATTTATTTTTTGAATAGCTCTGTTGCTATCCTCTGTCTCGAAAGAGAGATTGGCTGATTTTATAACTTTGAGTGTAGAGTCTATTGGTTGGGTATTATTCCCGTTTGGAATAGCAGGAGCAGCCAAAGAAATCTCCGATTCCATTATTTTATCTTCTGATTGAGAATTAGAAGAAGGAGTATTACACGAATAAAATAAAAACAGAACCAGGATAGCAAATACACTTTTCATAGACTTTTTTTATATAAATACCTTTTAGGATTTAAAGGTAACCTTCCTATTGTCTGTGTCGGATTGTTTAGATCGGTTTACAATGCTAAATCTCACTTTCTCAGGATTATTTAAATGGCATCAGTTATTTTTACTGTGTGTTTTCTGCGGATCAGGTACTACTCTGGCCTGAGATGGAGAAATACCAGTTCCGACATTCCTTCGAGAATTGTTCGAGTGGGCTTCGGCAGCCGCCGAAATTGAGTCGGAGATTTTCCCAAACATAGTGCAAGATTAATGCAAGCATTTGCGAAGCAGGTACGATGCATTTACGAAGCAAATACGAACCGGAGTGCAAGCGGACCCGAAGCATGAACGGAGTTTTACGGACTTTCATGGACTTTAGCAGACTTTCACGGA
This genomic interval from Pseudopedobacter saltans DSM 12145 contains the following:
- a CDS encoding DUF1016 N-terminal domain-containing protein; this translates as MQNYNPDKKKELSTLVEERHYGMLSLACYGILNLFWNIGKKINDEELHYQEGKQLIERISNEFVVYYGTLFSLENISRMKLFADNFPDVAIVEVFSSFLSWEHIQLLFDLEDYESRCLLMEVAIREGLNVNELKQRLNSMDLNGKKFKGFKRGFSKWKSDMLHHGFIQKKQGKLLFPNLFKPDSSNGYYLLMTSDPVNKVEELGVISDIIKIIEEFKANQTRFLNGYLNIAFYEIGEFINYRLKEGNHKKSELFNLSSDFAKEYGKSFIEGQINFFSVFAKSFEKELAGKLAYIVTWEHLLVILELETDESKLFFIKATARERLSVDGLREKIRNYVDAGVKFNSDNLTDMTDIFKIIFQEQKTLKSRGNIVEGTTQYIKYSEDVLITNLLPNIFQNKYFPLIQ
- a CDS encoding DUF4349 domain-containing protein, whose translation is MKSVFAILVLFLFYSCNTPSSNSQSEDKIMESEISLAAPAIPNGNNTQPIDSTLKVIKSANLSFETEDSNRAIQKINEILKSLKGYTEQEDSNASDNQLFTSIKCRVPSSQFESFIGRLEGIPAKMTGKNIQRLDVTKEYIETETTINAQKELLNRYVQLLAKANKMSDMLEIENKLSELKTAIEISQNRFNSLKKQIRYSEIQINITSSSSQITRNSFGSDITNAFSNGIDLLKSLLIGIITLWPILIVVGALTLIYKRYKRHKISRKL